AGGCCAACCGCCAACGCGTTCCAAAGCCGGCCAGTGCAAGCGGTAAAGCAAAGGCCTCTACTGGAAGGTGCAAAACAGGATGGGCCCTCAGCCAACCCCAGAACACACATCCAGCCAGCCAACTGCCGCTAAAACCAACGATTAATGAACCGAAATCGGCTTTTTGTTGATTGTCGCTGCGATTTAAAACAACGCCTATGGCCACCAGCAAAGCGGTGAACAGGGTTGCAGAGAAGGGATGAACGCGAACCCAGGGTGCCTGTAGAAATACCGGGAGCACCACCATGGCCGCAGCAGCCTTGGGGACCGAAACGAACCACTGTCGGTCGGAGGCTGTGGATTGCCAGGTGCCTCCGACCAAGTGCTCCTCGTTACAAAGTCACGAAACCATAGAAGACATTCTCGATGCCTGTGCCCGACATAGGGTCGCCTCAATGTTTGATCCCGAATGATCGATACCACAGCTCCTCTGAGTCTTCTGGAGGCGTTGGTGCTCGGAATCGTCCAAGGACTCACCGAGTTTCTTCCCATTAGCAGTACTGCTCACCTCAGGGTTGTTCCCGCGTTGCTTGGTTGGGACGACCCTGGAGTGTCCGTTACGGCTGCCATCCAGTTGGGGAGCGTCGCGGCAGTCATTGCGTATTTTCGTCGAGATCTCACTCAGGTCCTCACGGGTATCAGCCGTGCTGTGCGTCATGGACAGTGGCGTGACCCCGATGCACGTTTGGGAGTTGCCATGGTGATTGGAACCTTGCCCATTTTGGTTCTGGGGCTTGGCATCAAGTTTTTTTGGCATGCGGGCTATGCCAGCTCGCCACTGCGCAGTGTTCCGTCCATTGCCATCGTTTCAATTGTGATGGCCCTATTTCTTGCAATGGCTGAATGCATGGGGCCGCGGCTTAAACAGCTTGGGGGTGTCACCGGACGTGATGGCTTTGTGGTGGGTTTGGCCCAAGCATTAGCTGTGATTCCAGGTGTCTCCCGATCAGGAAGCACCCTTACAGCGTCGTTATTTGATGGCTGGAACCGGGCGGATGCCGCCCGTTTTTCTTTTCTGCTGGGGATCCCTGCCATTTCCATTGCTGGTTTGGTGGAGCTGAAGAGTGCTTTGAGCACAAGCGCAGGGGCTGGGCCATTGCCTCTCCTTGTGGGGATTTTTTCCGCTGCAGTGGTGTCTTGGTTGGCCATTGATTGGCTGTTGCGTTTTCTTCAACGCAACAGCACCTGGATTTTTGTGGGATATCGATTGGTGTTCGGTGCAGGACTTTTGGTCTGGTGGGCATTTAAAAGCGCAAACTGATAAGCAGTTGATGCTGGCTTGTGTGGAATGAGCCATCCACTGGAGTGGCGATTGCTGCTCTGGATCCCAAGACTTCGGCACGGCAACCACAGCCCGCAGTGGTGGCGACCGTTGAACCTGGCTCCATTGGCGAGGAGCTGGGTTTTGAACCCGGTGATCAACTCCTCAGCATTAATGGGGTTCGTCCCAGGGACTTAATTGACTATCGCTATCTCTGTGTTGAAGAAGAACTCAGCCTTCAAGTCCTCGACACCGCTGGTGAATTGCACTGCGTAGACCTTGAAAAAGACGCGGATGACGGCCTTGGTTTGGCCTTCACTGAAGCGTTATTTGATGGGCTGCGTCAGTGCAATAACAACTGCCCGTTTTGTTTTATTGATCAGCAGCCCCCCGGGCATCGCGACAGTCTTTATTTGAAAGATGACGATTTCCGCCTCAGCTTTCTGTATGGCTCCTACCTCACCCTGACCAATCTCACGGATGTGGATTGGCAGCGGATTGAAGACCAGCGTCTATCACCGCTCTTTGTGTCTGTTCATGCCACCGAGCCTGAGCTTCGCTCACGGTTGCTTGTGAACCAGCGCGCTGGATTGTTGATGGATCAACTCGCTTGGTTTGATCAACGTGACCTTCAAATTCATGCCCAGGTTGTTGTTTGTCCTGGGCTGAATGATGGAGCCGCCTTGGAACGGACTCTCTCCGATTTGGCACGCTTTGCAATCGGAGAGTGGCCAGCGGTTTTGTCTGCGGCTGTGGTGCCGGTGGGATTGACCCGCTTTCGCCCCGAGCAGGATGGGTTGATCCCCGTCGATAGCCGGTGTGCTCGCACGGTGATTGCTCAGGTGGAACAGATCCAGTCTGAGTTTCAAAGCCAGCTTGGATCACGTTTTGCCTGGTTGTCGGATGAGTGGTACCTGATGGCCGGACTCCCCCTACCGCCCCGCGCTGATTACGAGGACTTTCCGCAGCAGGAGAATGGTGTTGGCAGCATTCGCGCCTTTTTGGAGTCGCTTGATGAGGCGTCGACCGAACTGCCCAAAGCCGTCGACCGTCCCAGGCATTGCAGCTGGGTGGTGGGAAGCATCGTGGAGAGCGCCTTGCAATCGGTTACCCAGCGGTTGAATGCTGTGGAGGGTGTGAGCCTGCAGCTGTTTGGCTTGCCAAGTCCGTATTGGGGGCAAGATCAAGTGGTGACGGGCTTACTTACGGGTCAAGACCTTCTGGATGGCTTGAACGGTCAAGATTTGGGAGATGAGCTGTTGCTTCCCTCCGTGATGTTGCGTCAGGGCCAGCCCGTGTTCCTGGATGACATGACGCTTGAGACTGTGCAGTCTCAGATTCCTGTTCCAATTCGAGTCGTGCATGGGGCGGCTGACATCGTGGCCTCGGTCTTGAGTGCGAACGAAAAAACTCCTTAAACTCCGCGAAAGTTTTATAAGTGCTGTGCACCGGTTTTCCGCAAGTTTGTTGTTGATTGCGGGGGTCATGGCAACCGGAGCTTCACCGGTGTTGGGACAGGCCAGCTCATCAAAAGACTCCACTTCTGCGTTAACTGATCAATCCACGTTGCCGACAGCACCTCAGCTGAAGGGTGGGCGACCCAGGCTCAACGATGACGCTGTAGCTCCTGCGGCTACTGAATTAACACCGTCTCTTCAGCCGTTGAAGGCCCCCCCAAGCCTGGCGCTGCCGAATCAAAAACAGCAAGTCAGCATTCATGAACTTCGCCCTCTCACCCTTGAGGATGCGTTGCTTCTGGCAGAGGTAAATAGTCCGGTCTTGAAAGCTGCGGCGAGTCAGGTCGAACAAGCCAAATCGTCTTTGCGTGCAGCAATTTCATCCTGGTATCCCACGGTTGACCTTTCAGCGAGCGGTCTACCTGAATATTTCAAGTCTTACTCCTTCCAAAACCCTGATTTCGTTCCGGATCGGCTGGTGCAGAAGAACACCGGTGAAATCAATCCCTTAACCGGTGCACCCCTCACTCGTAACGAGACGCGCGATGGATACAACGAACGGTATGGCCGGGAATGGCGTGTCAACGCCAGTCTCCAGGTGAGTTGGGACATTATTAATCCAAGGCGTGTTCCGCAGATCGCTGCTGCCCGAGATCAGTACGAGCAGGCTCGTGATTCGTATGCGATTGCTCTGCGCGATCTACGGCTGAATACGTCCACTGATTACTTCAATCTTCAAGAAGCAGACGAGGGCGTTCGGATTGGCCAAGCATCGGTTCGTGCTTCGTTGGTGAGCTTGAGAGATGCCCGTGCTCGTTTTAATGCCGGTGTGAATACCAAGCTTGAAGTTCTTGAAGCCGAAACTCAGTTAGCGAGAGACCGCAACATCCTCACTTCAAAATTGGGAGATCAGGACACGTCGCGTCGTCTTCTGGCGTCGAAGTTGGATTTACCCCAAGACGTCACTCCCACTGCAGCAACACCCGCCAGACCACTTGGTAGCTGGCAACCCTCGTTGCAAGAAAGCATTGTTGCCGCCTTCAACTTCAGAGAAGAGCTCGACAGTTTGTTATTGAGCATTTCGATCAATAACAGTGAAGCCAATGCATCTCTTGCAGCTGTTCAGCCGGTTCTCAGCTTCGTCAACACCAGTAGTACCAGCCGACGTGAGGGACAGAGTGGGAAGACCTCGCTGGGGGATATCGACATGGATGACTACGTATGGAGTGTTCAGAATTCCACCTCTTTAAGGGCAACCTGGCGGTTGTTTGATGGAGGGAGGGCTCGCGCTGAGTATCGCCGCTCCAAGCAAGCTGCTGAGGAGAGTTCTTATCGCTTTGCCCGAGCGCGTGATTCCATCCGCCTTGAGGTGGAGCAAAGCTTCTTTGGGCTTCGAACAGCTGTCCAAAACATTCAAACCACTGGGAGCGAAGTTCTCTCGGCTCGAGAATCTCTTCGTTTGTCCCAGCTTCGTGTTCAAGCCGGTGTGAGTACCCAAAGGGAAGTGGTGAACAACCAGAGGGATCTCACTAATGCTGAGTTGCGTTACGCCGGTGCGATTCGCGACTACAACACCAGCCTTGCTCAATTGCGTCGTCGTACCGGCTTAGATGCATTGGTGTCCTGCAGCAATCCTGTGTTGCCATCCTCCAAAACTGTCGAAACGCAAACGTCGATTCCGATTGAGCCCACTCCGTTGAAGTCGGTTTGTCCGGCGATGGCCATCTCCACCGCATCCACCGATCGCGCTGAATCAGTTCGGTCGTTGTGGTGACAGCGGTTCTCACCGCTGATCAACTGGCCGCTGTGGAGCAGTTGATCGACCGCGTCTCAGAGCGACAGCGCCAAGATTTTGGGCATATTTCTTCGGACCTGAAAGCGGATGGAACCCTGATTACGGCTTGTGATCGTTGGAGTGATGCGGCGTTTGTCGAAGGTCTTGCAGAGATCGCGCCAGGCGAAGGGGTGTTGAGTGAAGAAGGCTCAAAACATGTTCCTGATTCCCGGGCCTATTGGGTTGTAGACCCCCTCGATGGCACGACCAACTTTGCGGCGGGTATTCCCTACTGGGCGATCTCCGTCGCTCGTTTTGTCGATGGTCGTCCCAGTGAAGTGTTTTTGGATGTCCCAGCGTTGCGACAACGCATCGTCGCTTTGAAGGGTCGCGGTGCATTTCGCAATGGAGAGGCGCTGACGGCTGATACACGGCTCTCGGCGAACAGCGCTTGTGTGTCTCTATGCAGTCGCTCGATTCGCGTCTTGCAACGAAAACCGGATCAACCCTTTCCTGGAAAGATTCGTTTGTTGGGGGTGGCCAGTCTCAATCTCGTCAGTGTGGCGATGGGACAAACCGTCGGTGCGCTCTAAGCGACGCCCAGAATTTGGGATTTGGCGGCGGCTTGGTTGGTGTTGGAAGAGCTTGATTGTCCGATCCGCTGGCTTGGTGCCGATCCGTCTCGTTTGATGCCAGGGGAAGACCTTTCCCAGGCCCCTTTTCCGATGTTGGCAGCTGCTTCCGTGCCTCAACTCAATCGGTTGTTGCCATGGGGTGAAGCGCTCTCGGAAGGCTGAACGCCAAGCAGTTGCGTTGAGGGTGCGAGGGGTGTTATGTTTTTGTCTTGCGCGGGAGTCGAGAGACGAGCGCGCAAGACCGAAGCGCTGAAGGCGAAGGCCTTTAGATGTTCTGAGGTCGGCTTACGAGGCCGCGGGAGAAATCCGACGGTGTTGTAAGTTTCAAAAGCGGTTGGAAACGACCGCGTTGATCAGCCGTCAGCTTCCGAGAGGGAGTGATACGAGTTGGTCGCACCTGGACAATTGAAAAGTTTAGGAACTGACGCTTTTATCGCGTTTGAGTTTGAGTCGCGTCGCGAGATGTGATTTGGATTCAAATGAAATTGCGATAAAGGTGTGAGGTCCCGTCAAAAATTTAAGTTGCAATGAAGCATTGCGCTTACAACAAGGAGGTTTTCACGAGCCTTTGCGTTGTCGGTGTGCGCAGTGTGGAGCAACGACCGGATCTGAGATCCTGGAAAGTCACGATGAGAAATCAGAAGTGCACTCTTAAGAACCCTTGATCTGTCAGAAGACAAGGTGGCGACAACTGCAGTAAGTACGCCAGTGCTTATGTGTGGGTGAAGCAAGTCAATCTGAGGTGAAAGCCAAAAGGGGTTGATCTACAACGGAGAGTTTGATCCTGGCTCAGGATGAACGCTGGCGGCGTGCTTAACACATGCAAGTCGAACGAACCTTCGGGTTAGTGGCGGACGGGTGAGTAACGCGTGAGAATCTGCCCTCAGGAGGGGGATAACAGCTGGAAACGGCTGCTAATACCCCATATGCCGCGAGGTGAAATGAATTTCGCCTGAGGATGAGCTCGCGTCTGATTAGCTAGTTGGTGTAGGTAATGGCTCACCAAGGCATCGATCAGTAGCTGGTCTGAGAGGATGATCAGCCACACTGGGACTGAGACACGGCCCAGACTCCTACGGGAGGCAGCAGTGGGGAATTTTCCGCAATGGGCGAAAGCCTGACGGAGCAACGCCGCGTGAGGGATGAAGGCCTCTGGGCTGTAAACCTCTTTTATCAAGGAAGAAGATCTGACGGTACTTGATGAATAAGCCACGGCTAATTCCGTGCCAGCAGCCGCGGTAATACGGGAGTGGCAAGCGTTATCCGGAATTATTGGGCGTAAAGCGTCCGCAGGCGGCCCTTCAAGTCTGCTGTTAAAAAGTGGAGCTTAACTCCATCATGGCAGTGGAAACTGAGGGGCTTGAGTGTGGTAGGGGCAGAGGGAATTCCCGGTGTAGCGGTGAAATGCGTAGATATCGGGAAGAACACCAGTGGCGAAGGCGCTCTGCTGGGCCATCACTGACGCTCATGGACGAAAGCCAGGGGAGCGAAAGGGATTAGATACCCCTGTAGTCCTGGCCGTAAACGATGAACACTAGGTGTCGGGGGAATCGACCCCCTCGGTGTCGTAGCCAACGCGTTAAGTGTTCCGCCTGGGGAGTACGCACGCAAGTGTGAAACTCAAAGGAATTGACGGGGGCCCGCACAAGCGGTGGAGTATGTGGTTTAATTCGATGCAACGCGAAGAACCTTACCAGGGTTTGACATCCTGCGAATCTCTTGGAAACGAGAGAGTGCCTTCGGGAACGCAGTGACAGGTGGTGCATGGCTGTCGTCAGCTCGTGTCGTGAGATGTTGGGTTAAGTCCCGCAACGAGCGCAACCCACGTCTTTAGTTGCCAGCATTTAGTTGGGCACTCTAGAGAGACCGCCGGTGATAAACCGGAGGAAGGTGTGGATGACGTCAAGTCATCATGCCCCTTACATCCTGGGCTACACACGTACTACAATGCTACGGACAAAGGGCAGCAAGTTCGCGAGGACAAGCAAATCCCATAAACCGTGGCTCAGTTCAGATCGTAGGCTGCAACTCGCCTACGTGAAGGAGGAATCGCTAGTAATCGCAGGTCAGCATACTGCGGTGAATACGTTCCCGGGCCTTGTACACACCGCCCGTCACACCATGGAAGTTGGCCACGCCCGAAGCCGTTACTCCAACCCTTGTGGAGGAGGACGTCGAAGGTGGGGCTGATGACTGGGGTGAAGTCGTAACAAGGTATCCGTACCGGAAGGTGCGGATGGATCACCTCCTAACAGGGAGACAAAACAATGATTTTGATGTCTGAGTAATTTATTCTTAGGCCGAAATCCTGTCACCTTAGGTCGATCGGTACCTCAACATTTTTTCAAAGAATGATGAGCAATCATCAAGAGATTGAAAGAGATGTTCAGTTCCTAAACTTTGTCTAGGTCACACCCCGCAAGGGAAGAGTCCCCTGGGCCATTAGCTCAGGTGGTTAGAGCGCACCCCTGATAAGGGTGAGGTCCCTGGTTCAAGTCCAGGATGGCCCATTCGGTGTTGGGGGTTTAGCTCAGTTGGTAGAGCGCCTGCTTTGCAAGCAGGATGTCAGGAGTTCGAGTCTCCTAACCTCCACTGACCGAACTCAATCTCCATTGTCCGGTTACCCGGAGGATGAACTCGAGGGAATGTGATTTAGATGTGTCCACTAGATTGGACCCCAGCTTCCTGTCATGCCAGATAAGCAATTTTTGCTTGATTGGTTGATAAGATGCTGGGCTCAGATTAATCGAAAGATTAATTTGATGTCTAGTAGAACCTTGACAACTGCATAGGTAAGTCTGGAAAAACAAAGCATCTTACAGATGCATTGTTTTAAGCCTGAAT
The DNA window shown above is from Synechococcus sp. CC9902 and carries:
- a CDS encoding DUF3120 domain-containing protein; this translates as MVGGTWQSTASDRQWFVSVPKAAAAMVVLPVFLQAPWVRVHPFSATLFTALLVAIGVVLNRSDNQQKADFGSLIVGFSGSWLAGCVFWGWLRAHPVLHLPVEAFALPLALAGFGTRWRLASAFYLSSLVGTAFTDLMMAITGVMRFWPGVVTASMDTAPQLLHEAGLHLLHPLPLTALVLAASSIIWLAGTLSKRETAVFKSNDTLAMSAAVLMTTLWVDGLFLLAAVVQPGLSGLIE
- a CDS encoding undecaprenyl-diphosphate phosphatase; the encoded protein is MIDTTAPLSLLEALVLGIVQGLTEFLPISSTAHLRVVPALLGWDDPGVSVTAAIQLGSVAAVIAYFRRDLTQVLTGISRAVRHGQWRDPDARLGVAMVIGTLPILVLGLGIKFFWHAGYASSPLRSVPSIAIVSIVMALFLAMAECMGPRLKQLGGVTGRDGFVVGLAQALAVIPGVSRSGSTLTASLFDGWNRADAARFSFLLGIPAISIAGLVELKSALSTSAGAGPLPLLVGIFSAAVVSWLAIDWLLRFLQRNSTWIFVGYRLVFGAGLLVWWAFKSAN
- a CDS encoding TIGR03279 family radical SAM protein produces the protein MWNEPSTGVAIAALDPKTSARQPQPAVVATVEPGSIGEELGFEPGDQLLSINGVRPRDLIDYRYLCVEEELSLQVLDTAGELHCVDLEKDADDGLGLAFTEALFDGLRQCNNNCPFCFIDQQPPGHRDSLYLKDDDFRLSFLYGSYLTLTNLTDVDWQRIEDQRLSPLFVSVHATEPELRSRLLVNQRAGLLMDQLAWFDQRDLQIHAQVVVCPGLNDGAALERTLSDLARFAIGEWPAVLSAAVVPVGLTRFRPEQDGLIPVDSRCARTVIAQVEQIQSEFQSQLGSRFAWLSDEWYLMAGLPLPPRADYEDFPQQENGVGSIRAFLESLDEASTELPKAVDRPRHCSWVVGSIVESALQSVTQRLNAVEGVSLQLFGLPSPYWGQDQVVTGLLTGQDLLDGLNGQDLGDELLLPSVMLRQGQPVFLDDMTLETVQSQIPVPIRVVHGAADIVASVLSANEKTP
- a CDS encoding TolC family protein, which translates into the protein MATGASPVLGQASSSKDSTSALTDQSTLPTAPQLKGGRPRLNDDAVAPAATELTPSLQPLKAPPSLALPNQKQQVSIHELRPLTLEDALLLAEVNSPVLKAAASQVEQAKSSLRAAISSWYPTVDLSASGLPEYFKSYSFQNPDFVPDRLVQKNTGEINPLTGAPLTRNETRDGYNERYGREWRVNASLQVSWDIINPRRVPQIAAARDQYEQARDSYAIALRDLRLNTSTDYFNLQEADEGVRIGQASVRASLVSLRDARARFNAGVNTKLEVLEAETQLARDRNILTSKLGDQDTSRRLLASKLDLPQDVTPTAATPARPLGSWQPSLQESIVAAFNFREELDSLLLSISINNSEANASLAAVQPVLSFVNTSSTSRREGQSGKTSLGDIDMDDYVWSVQNSTSLRATWRLFDGGRARAEYRRSKQAAEESSYRFARARDSIRLEVEQSFFGLRTAVQNIQTTGSEVLSARESLRLSQLRVQAGVSTQREVVNNQRDLTNAELRYAGAIRDYNTSLAQLRRRTGLDALVSCSNPVLPSSKTVETQTSIPIEPTPLKSVCPAMAISTASTDRAESVRSLW